The DNA region CGGAACAACGCGGTCTCCCGCATTGCCAGGACCACCCAGTCCTCGCCGTCTCGAGCCGCCCGCTCCAGCAGCGGATCGTCGATGTCGGTGACGTTCTGGACGTACTCCACCTGATGGTCGGCGTCGCGCCACATCCGCTGCACCAGGTCGAAGGTGATCATGGTAGCGGCGTGACCGAGATGCGTGGCGTCGTACGGGGTGATCCCACAGACGTACATCGTCGCCGGTCGTCCCGGGCGGGTCGGGGCCACCGCCTGTCGCGCCGAATCGAACAACGCCAACGGCGCGCCGGTGCCCGGCAGCCGGGGCACCTCGTGGCCGGTCCAGGAGTCCATGCCGTCAGCCTATCCATCGGTCACCGCGCGGCCGGTCGCTGCTGTGGAGATCACATCGGCGGCCACGGGATCGCGCTACGCTCGTCCGGCGGCGGGGGAAACCGGCCGGACTCCATCAGGTGTACCACCCGCCGCCGCAACCCGGCGATCTCCGCCGCGGTCAGCAACGGGGCCAGCGCCGCACCCACCGGACCGTCCAGAGCCGTCAGCAACCGACGCAACGCCGGTGGTGCCTGCGCTGGCAGCCGCCGGCCGGCCCACCCCCACAGCACGGTACGCAGCTTGTCGTCCACGTGGAAGCACAGTCCGTGGTCGACCCCGTACACCTGATCGGAGTCGCCGGTCAGGACGTGGCCGCCTTTGCGGTCGGCGTTGTTGACCACCACGTCGAACACCGCCATCCGGGCCAGCCGTGGATCGTCGGCGTGTGCCAGGGCATAGGCGTTACCGGCCGGATCGCGGGCGGCGGCGATCGGCAACCAGTCCGCCGGGACCTGATCGGCCGGAACGAAACCGATCAGCGGTGCCGCCGACGCGGGCTCGTCGATCCACAACTGGCAGGCACCCGGCCCGAACGGGCCGTCGCGCAGCACCGTCGGTGGCACCAGTGGCCAGTCCAACGCCTGGGCCACCAGGTACGCCGACACCTCACGGGCGGCCAACGTACCGTCCGGGAAATCCCACAGTGGACGCTCGCCTCGGACCGGCTTGTAGACGCACCGGGCCGTCTGCCCGTCGCCGCTGATCACTGCCCGGAGCGTGGTGTTCGACGCGTCGACCAGCTGCCCCTCCAGCTCGATCGACCCGGTACGCAACAGGGTCAGTGCGTCGGCGGCGTCGCGGACCGACGGCTGTCCACCGGGCTCCATCACGTTCAGCGGTGGTAGCCGTTGTTCCGGGGGCAGAGATGGCCGCGCGGATCCAGCGGCTGGCCGCAGAGCGGGCAGGGAGGACGTCCGGCCGCCACCACGCGG from Solwaraspora sp. WMMD791 includes:
- a CDS encoding SCO1664 family protein — protein: MEPGGQPSVRDAADALTLLRTGSIELEGQLVDASNTTLRAVISGDGQTARCVYKPVRGERPLWDFPDGTLAAREVSAYLVAQALDWPLVPPTVLRDGPFGPGACQLWIDEPASAAPLIGFVPADQVPADWLPIAAARDPAGNAYALAHADDPRLARMAVFDVVVNNADRKGGHVLTGDSDQVYGVDHGLCFHVDDKLRTVLWGWAGRRLPAQAPPALRRLLTALDGPVGAALAPLLTAAEIAGLRRRVVHLMESGRFPPPPDERSAIPWPPM